A genomic window from Vanessa cardui chromosome Z, ilVanCard2.1, whole genome shotgun sequence includes:
- the LOC124543237 gene encoding uncharacterized protein LOC124543237 produces MDKDLDEELFPEDVQPPQQDEINEGLSKLKKLFAAVDATVISIIASPEAGKVTQDKLEQAPQTCKDSVNSTKTVTPVLDHEDRDKNFKDADPKESGEDDLDKPN; encoded by the exons ATGGACAAGGACCTTGATGAggaat TGTTCCCAGAGGACGTTCAACCACCACAGCAGGATGAAATAAATGAGGGCTTATCAAAACTCAAAAAGCTGTTTGCTGCCGTAGACGCCAca gtGATATCAATAATCGCCTCTCCCGAAGCCGGTAAAGTGACGCAGGATAAGTTAGAACAAGCTCCTCAAACATGCAAGGATAGCGTAAACTCAACAAAG ACAGTGACTCCTGTGCTGGATCATGAAGACCGTGATAAGAATTTTAAAGATGCTGATCCGAAGGAATCTGGAGAGGATGATCTTGATAAACCAAATTAA
- the LOC124543179 gene encoding uncharacterized protein LOC124543179 isoform X1, translating to MFNIDDHLLNPPHISICEALVHAFHDISTLSDDNDDDLLFFSQPRSKKKRYEEMSDASNPEATEGDEKVFIERAPRRDEDDGSIYWYDYYNEIGDMDEVEEIWEPSEDYAFARRMALRKIVSSRSPLTLGKSVKYHEMDDMDEAMDLFCKSEELININKHNAAIQMSKESSVRAQADPVQQPGFPVQQPGSPVQQPGFPVQPPAAPVQSPPEIDKEFDWFEYYYGDFLIKKDEDKCMNSNEVIIID from the exons ATGTTCAACATCGACGACCATCTGCTTAACCCACCTCATATCAGCATTTGCGAAGCCTTGGTACATGCATTTCATGAT ATCTCCACTTTGAGCGATGACAATGACGACGATCTGCTGTTTTTCTCACAACCGCGTTCAAAGAAGAAAAGATACG AGGAAATGTCGGACGCTTCGAATCCAGAGGCAACGGAAGGCGACGAAAAGG TATTCATCGAACGAGCTCCGCGGCGAGATGAAGACGATGGAAGCATTTACTGGTATGATTACTACAATGAAATAGGTGATATGGACGAG GTCGAAGAGATATGGGAACCATCTGAAGACTACGCCTTTGCTAGGCGCATGGCTCTAAGAAAGATAG tttCCTCGAGATCTCCACTAACGCTCGGTAAAAGTGTTAAATATCATGAAATGGATGATATGGACGAG GCAATGGATTTATTCTGTAAATCtgaagaattaattaatattaataaacacaaCGCTGCAATACAAATGAGTAAAG agTCCTCGGTACGAGCCCAAGCAGATCCTGTGCAACAGCCAGGGTTTCCTGTGCAACAGCCAGGATCTCCTGTGCAACAGCCAGGGTTTCCTGTGCAGCCTCCAGCGGCTCCAGTACAGTCTCCACCAGAGATCGATAAAGAATTTGATTGGTTTGAATATTACTATGgtgattttttgattaaaaaagatGAGGATAAATGTATGAATTCAAATGAAGTAAtcattattgattaa
- the LOC124543179 gene encoding uncharacterized protein LOC124543179 isoform X2: MFNIDDHLLNPPHISICEALISTLSDDNDDDLLFFSQPRSKKKRYEEMSDASNPEATEGDEKVFIERAPRRDEDDGSIYWYDYYNEIGDMDEVEEIWEPSEDYAFARRMALRKIVSSRSPLTLGKSVKYHEMDDMDEAMDLFCKSEELININKHNAAIQMSKESSVRAQADPVQQPGFPVQQPGSPVQQPGFPVQPPAAPVQSPPEIDKEFDWFEYYYGDFLIKKDEDKCMNSNEVIIID, translated from the exons ATGTTCAACATCGACGACCATCTGCTTAACCCACCTCATATCAGCATTTGCGAAGCCTTG ATCTCCACTTTGAGCGATGACAATGACGACGATCTGCTGTTTTTCTCACAACCGCGTTCAAAGAAGAAAAGATACG AGGAAATGTCGGACGCTTCGAATCCAGAGGCAACGGAAGGCGACGAAAAGG TATTCATCGAACGAGCTCCGCGGCGAGATGAAGACGATGGAAGCATTTACTGGTATGATTACTACAATGAAATAGGTGATATGGACGAG GTCGAAGAGATATGGGAACCATCTGAAGACTACGCCTTTGCTAGGCGCATGGCTCTAAGAAAGATAG tttCCTCGAGATCTCCACTAACGCTCGGTAAAAGTGTTAAATATCATGAAATGGATGATATGGACGAG GCAATGGATTTATTCTGTAAATCtgaagaattaattaatattaataaacacaaCGCTGCAATACAAATGAGTAAAG agTCCTCGGTACGAGCCCAAGCAGATCCTGTGCAACAGCCAGGGTTTCCTGTGCAACAGCCAGGATCTCCTGTGCAACAGCCAGGGTTTCCTGTGCAGCCTCCAGCGGCTCCAGTACAGTCTCCACCAGAGATCGATAAAGAATTTGATTGGTTTGAATATTACTATGgtgattttttgattaaaaaagatGAGGATAAATGTATGAATTCAAATGAAGTAAtcattattgattaa